One Cynocephalus volans isolate mCynVol1 chromosome 5, mCynVol1.pri, whole genome shotgun sequence DNA window includes the following coding sequences:
- the FAM8A1 gene encoding protein FAM8A1: MAEGPEEARGRPPEQDDGGGDHEPVPSLRGPPAAAAPCPGAALQAEPQAPGRPPASGLEPAAAAVEESELRKRGEAASGSGAEQQEPEGCEAPEAATPRERPARLSAREYSRQVHEWLWQSYCGYLTWHSGLAAFPAYCSPQPPPPTYPSAGAAAPQATAAPPPPQLGYYNPFYFLSGGAAGPDLGAATGITTPAPVAGLGPRAPHVQGSARATPVTRVASAAPSRTPSDTGRQAGREYVIPSLAHRFMAEMVDFFILFFIKATVVLSIMHLSGIKDISKFAMHYIIEEIDEDTSMEDLQKMMVVALIYRLLVCFYEIICIWGAGGATPGKFLLGLRVVTCDTSVLIAPSRVLVIPSSNVSITTSTIRALIKNFSIASFFPAFITLLFFQHNRTAYDIVAGTIVVKRNGVR; this comes from the exons ATGGCAGAGGGGCCCGAGGAAGCCCGAGGCCGCCCTCCCGAGCAGGACGACGGCGGAGGGGACCACGAGCCCGTCCCTTCCCTGAGAGgccctcccgccgccgccgccccatGCCCCGGGGCCGCGCTGCAGGCCGAACCCCAGGCCCCGGGCCGGCCCCCAGCCTCGGGCCTTGAGCCCGCCGCGGCCGCAGTCGAGGAGTCGGAGCTCAGGAAGCGCGGGGAGGCCGCCTCCGGCTCCGGTGCGGAGCAGCAGGAGCCCGAGGGCTGCGAAGCGCCCGAGGCCGCGACGCCGCGAGAGAGGCCGGCGCGGCTGAGCGCCCGCGAGTACTCCCGGCAGGTGCACGAGTGGCTGTGGCAGTCCTACTGCGGCTACCTCACCTGGCACAGCGGCCTGGCCGCCTTCCCCGCCTACTGCAGCCCCCAGCCGCCCCCGCCGACCTACCCCTCGGCTGGCGCTGCCGCCCCCCAGGCCACGGCGGCGCCCCCGCCCCCCCAGCTGGGCTATTACAACCCCTTCTACTTTCTGAGCGGCGGGGCTGCCGGTCCTGACCTGGGAGCGGCTACGGGCATCACCACCCCGGCTCCAGTCGCAGGCCTGGGACCCCGGGCTCCTCACGTGCAGGGATCAGCCCGGGCAACTCCAGTGACGAGGGTAGCATCCGCAGCCCCTTCGCGAACCCCGAGCGACACCGGGCGACAGGCAG gcAGAGAGTATGTTATTCCATCCTTGGCACACAGATTTATGGCGGAGATGGTggatttctttattctcttctttataaaagcAACCGTTGTGTTAAGCATTATGCACCTCAGTGGAATAAA GGATATCTCTAAGTTTGCTATGCATTATATAATAGAAGAAATAGATGAAGACACATCAATGGAAGACTTGCAGAAAATGATGGTTGTGGCTCTTATATACAGattattagtttgtttctatGAG ATAATTTGCATCTGGGGAGCAGGCGGAGCTACTCCAGGGAAGTTCCTGCTAGGGCTTCGAGTTGTGACTTGTGATACATCAGTGCTTATTGCACCAAGTCGAGTTTTAGTGATTCCTTCCTCAAATGTTAGCATTACAAC gTCCACTATACGAGCTTTGATCAAGAATTTTTCCATTGCTTCTTTTTTCCCTGCTTTCATCACCCTGCTGTTTTTTCAGCATAATCGAACAGCCTATGACATTGTAGCAGGAACCATTGTGGTAAAAAGAAATGGAGTCAGATGA